The Sabethes cyaneus chromosome 3, idSabCyanKW18_F2, whole genome shotgun sequence DNA window CTCTTTGACCACAGCAAGCTCTATGTTTTATAGCTTCCTAGAACAaaacgaaaagcttcattaaattatagcGGTTGCTGTCAATCAACAAAAACATTCAACAGTCCTCCGAATAAGGCCGTAGGTGATTCTTAAAGGGGTTAGGAAACCTTTTTAAAGACTAGACCACTTGGTCTTAAGGCATTTTTATAGCGTGTTTCAGAAAGTTCTAGTGGAGTTCAAagttttattagtggttttatgctactggtcatgaaaactactagaggaacgtaataaaacttaaattgctacTTGGGTTTCTACCCAAGCAGCAACTTAAGTGTCAAATCGGTGCCAGCGGTCTTATTTTTCTGTTCAAAGGAACGCGTGATTAAAATCTGAACTGTACCGACTGGAATTCAACCAAGTGTGAGGCGCCCAACATCCATCGATACCGACACACATCGTCTTGCTCACTTTTTTCATATCGTTTATAAAAACTAGTTACTTTAGTAAAAAATACCCACATTTAGCAGGTCTTGTTACTATTTAATTTTCTTTCTCAATTTTAGAACAACATATCAAAAAGTCAGGAGTTTGGGTAATTTATTGGAATTTGCTAAATTGCTTTTTTGAAGTTTTATGAAAACATAGGATTCAttcaaacacaaatttctttactCACAGCACAATGGTATTCTTTTCAAATCACTTAACATAAATTTTCACACTTAGACACGCGGCAAATGGGCAGCATCCGGCTGGAATCCATTTTCATCGGCAACGTAGTTGACGGTGTAAACCTGTCCGTCGGCACCGGTGTACGAGTATCGTCCCTTAACCACGATGGCCGCCGCATCATCACCGAAGGTCTTCAGCTGGGCCTGTTCGGCCGCCGAGATTCCGTTGCTAGTTTCGTAGGCCACATTGTACCCGTCGATACCCTTGTGGTCATTTTCGTACTTGACGACGTTGGCACTTTTTTCATCGGCGGCCAGGCTAACGGCAACGATGGCAGCAAAAGCAAGCAGGAATTTCATCTTGTTTGGCTTGGTGGTTTGAATGTTGTTGACTAGTTGACTTCTAATGACTGAATGATGATCGGCCTGCCGATGGGATGCTCTTTTATACTGCGAATGCTGCCAATTTCGCGCAATTCAATTACTTGGCATTGAATTTTTGCTTTGCCTTTCCACAGGAAATTCCTAGAATTCAAGaaattaattcaattttcaTATTATCATCCATTAACAGAGTCATTTCAAAATTACTtacgagcgtcttagtagaattcaGAAATTAACGAAAAAGTTAGGATTAAATTCTTTTTAAGTTGTAATAGAATTAACACTCTAACGGGTAAGTCCGTCTATAGACGGCCTTCTCTTCTAAAGTCTAAGAGCCATATAGGCGATTTGTTTTGAATAGACAATATGAGAAATGTGttcaaaacagttttctttACATTGTGGTAATAACATCACAACATTTTGACCATGcgttcatctttcaaaaacaagaattcaggaaaattgcagaaaaaacttttttcgcgaatttttgccatttttaatttttgaagatAAAAGACATCTAAAACCAAATGATCAATCTAAAAAAATCCTGTGgttaatttacatgctttatttGAATTTCGTAATATATCTGATTCGAACAAATATCTGAACGCACTGttggacatgaaaaacgaaacaaaaaattaaacaatttaattTTAGACGCTTAGCACGTCTAACTCGTAGTATCCGATTgagttcaaattttattttctttaactTTGTCGTTTTGTACGTATGTAGTTCGATGCTGAAAATTAGTACAAATGTGTTAGTAAATTCAAATCATCTTATATTAATATTAGAGTTTTTAGCAGTTTACTTTCTTCAGTCTACATTTGAATCCTCCTTTTTCCTAACAAAATCTTAAATTTAGTAGAAGTACGAGTACAAAACGTAGTCGATTTTTAATATATTATACTTGTTTTGAGAATATATAAAAAGATATGACAAATGACTATCAGCTtaatgtaagcaaattttctccGCAATCCACAGATCTGGAGAAATTTCCTGAGGCAAAACAATATCAAGGATACTTTTATCGCCTGGGGAATTAAAACTGGTGGAACCAGTTCGTTAATACCATGCCATGTCTTGGTTCGACTCCCAGGGTGTCAGTAAATAATGGGTATGGAGTAATAGCTCCGGCATACAATAACACAAGCTTATTACATATCCTATTATATAGAAGGATTACTTCTTATTGATGGATCAATTGAAAGCTaggtttaaattttgatttttatatgGATGTCAATTATCATATCCTTGAAAGAACAGCCCATGAAGGCCACATTATCTTGCCACCGGTTTATAGTAAACTTGGCCTTGAAAAACGATCATCAGCATTTGAATATTCGATGTCAAAGTTCCCATCTCTGTCGAATGCTTCGACATTAAGGAAGATGTGCTGGTCGAGCTGCAAATCTGCAAGATTTTCAACGTTGACCAGCTTCGAAAAAAAAGCTTAAACTTTCAAGTAATTAATGCATAGAATGGTTTCAAACAAGCTGGTGGCAATTTTTTGGGAACCATCGCCATGCTGACCTTGACGGAACGAATATAGCGAAGCTAAATGTCACTTAGACTAAGGCTACATTTTCTCCACTCTCATCTTCACTTCTTCACAGTAAGTTTTGGCGATATATTCGATGAAAAAGGTGAGAGGCCACGTATGGGTGGAAGCACGTTATAGTGACATGATAGCCGAATGCATCATCTGATGTTTAGCATATGATATTATAATTACGAACGAAATCTATGATGGAGGAGAGAAGCAAAGTTAAACTTTTCGTTACACTTCCATGGGACCGAGATAATATTGCCATTTTTTTTGGTGATGTGACAAAATAGGGAAAGactgtttattattttttaacaaacACGTTTCTTAGTTATCCAAAAATACCTTTATGTATTCATATACCTTCAAAAGAAATGTAAGTTTTCAGCCATTCTATAGAAaaaagtagggtacgggagggtatttccagcccactAAGCGGTagtctgaacaatattcaggaattacgctgaaactatatttattcgagataagatttttataccagttgatagaataatatttactgaatatcggcgtgtattttggtcttaatgaaacgctactgaatttgagttatagtcgcgagaaatgatgaagtcgctgcggctaaattgagcccattttctatagtggtgtctgtgttttttaaatccgaccggccgaaatagccagcacagggattaaatgcttttcaaaaacagatcaaatagAGACCGattgataacgtgtcggtatagcctatataccggctctttgaagataactagtttcgcagtgacaacagcttgctgctggcgctagtgaatcattgaatcgtacatatacactagcaccaaaaacaagtggttgtcactcaaatactagctatgtcaacacgatagaatactttcaggagtaactgcctcacacatcggtagtagtgtaaattgagcaccatatgctgaaattaaagacaaaatgctgcaagtgctagcgaatgaaaattgatttatatattcatatcagaagggaatttatgtgttcttccgtgatgaaaagaagtagaattgttctgtgataccatattcacagctgtttagtttctagaataagtaaacgtgattataattgtgtgttttccaaaccatcatcaagagcggatacgcgtaagcgattgctgctgggtTTTTCAGCCTGAATAATTGTCTCTTTTTGGTCAATGTTAGACCCTTTATTTTAGTCAAAGCTGAGGGTACCACCGTTCTAAGGTAGAGTGGTCCGAGAAAACACAAAAGAATGTGTCTtgaaacttttgacgtaggactacatctttgtttactatactaggattgggtagcactttatgaaaacgaaaatagaagtgtaacgtttgaatgaaagatttctaatgctaataactactaaactactgaacaaaactgaacaatttatatatcgttggatagataaaattaccataattttatgaagggggatagaaagcaattttattgataacgtaagaggggggctcccatacaaaaaatacacatatttcctcatctcgagaattaatcaagcaaatgaaaccaaatttggcaggtagggttttagaggcatgaatttattttatgatgatttgtgacccctcacccctgtggtaggaggatagggactctcatacaaataaaatagaattttttgcgcatttgccatattttctgttatgtaacaagtggtaagctgtgaaagtaaactagtaaaatcttctcggagcaaaagacggtgaatcgacgtcgctaacttacgtgcctggcaacagtcatgtcaaaagagaaggacattcgaatggcacattatatttgcgatgaatgtactttggctttaatgttatttgtaaccaatggcccttttaaaggccacaagcgagttaaagtaagattattgaaacctGTCAAGCCACgcataataatatttaatacaataatctgtgagcTGGTCATTTATTACTCTTTCAACCTTAATGTGCACAtgtgatttaaaaaaatctctgtctcaatggttgcaggcgttgtacttatgagcccccgtccacgtattttcaaagccaccattgcattgaatgaaaaattgaatctgaatacttcgctcttcttttttaaacattcacttaaacaatgacactcacatattcttataaacatacatataccagaaatgcagtttacattagtctttgctCTAATCATCTggcatagtcctacgtcaccctttcgtacaacccttagtgctgtataccttgtagtttttatcaaaaaaaaaatcataacttttgTACCACGTAAATAATGATTTTAGTCTTAGATGGAAAGCATTTTAATGAGTTACAAACATGGGAACTTAAACCTCTGATAACTGcaaaagaaaactcggaaatatTCATCTTGAGTTTGTTGTTATGATGTGACGATGAAAGTAAGCccagttttttatatttttcgacgattttttaaacaattctgtacatgtggcaacactgctcaTGCATGCGGAACATAATTTCCGCTGTGAAGTAGTAGAGGTATGGAGGAACATACCGTTTGTTTGTGTTAGTAgggcaaataatgtaaacaacAGAGATGACTAACGTCAAACTCGCACAATATTCTACGGGcataagaaaaaggaaaaacattgTGCCATACAACGATGACAGCAACTCATCTATACTTTTCAGCATATTATGGATACAAACGTGCCGCGTTTGCCGTACGTAAATAATAGAGTACCTAGCATTATTTCAACAATGATCATTGTACGCCAAACTCacataggggaattgtgtataatgtgACCCCCctcccctaagaataaatggatatatctctgttatgcttccccaaattaacgtgacaactacgagtatatgttggtatttaagctgacaaccagttgcaattgtttatttcatttagtgttGTGAAATAAATATgataggaattatttaataaaagcacctaaatgttgtgtttcttgTCTCCGCGGGGTAAAATgtcccacctgcggtataatatgcccaatgcggtaatttgagtatttttaccagtgacagtgaccaactctattttgtagaaagtaaaactatttcttttgttttcaaaatatcgtacctttatataaaataaacctagtttcggccttctggtgcactttttcttttctgcatggggcacattatactgcagctgtggcattttgcaccgcgtagttgaatAACCTGGAATTtagacgttggtaataaattattcccaccacggttactctacaatacaaattgaattaaataatggcaattgacttgaacttagatctgtttacctatgtttatagccacatttgcaagggggcaaATTACACCACCGCAAgcggggcatattggcctgctttcacttatttgaaaaaatattaatgcttaagcaaatcaagcgtttcataccgtcatTTTTGGCAGAGATGTCtctttgaagttcactttacgcaatcgaatcgcaacaaccggttatttactgattttgacaagaaaatagcttatataaaagacgccaaaagttacatcggaagctgttcaaaaacaaatttatttttattttgtttttacagcatgtgacaactgtcataatTGCATAGTAGggtagttccatcaaatactatggattctgggtggttttgcattttaattttgcttgattagggaaaaacgaaggggggcacgttgtacacaattcccctatgcctttctctcgctattatacctATACGAGAAGTTTCTGTTGCGTTGCTATACAATGTGACTCAAAGTCAGATGTGAGCGTTTTGTGTTCCTCTTTCATAGCTAACATTTCTGTAACGTAAGAGAGCGGAGGAgtttacacggaaagaaatttgattccgatgccatgaatgaaatcataaaatcatgaaatgtgagttcatgtcaaatcatgactgaactgccatatcagacagcataaaaacatgaataatagttcatgattttgcgttgtgttgtactgcaagaagctcgtgatatcatgatttttattcatggtgtatttttataaatcatgagctagaaaccgggaatcatgagtcattttgctcgttttggagatcaaatttctacccgtgtaTTTACCTTGAGAGACAGCTTCAGCAGCAAAAATGCAGCATGTTTTCATGAAACGGCAAACATCATTGAAATGTGTATTTTACTTTAACTTTGCTATTTATTTAACGATTCGTCCTGATGCGGgccaatcactgagtgcaacttTAGTTTTAGGCTCGATAAATTTTACTACCATAGACCTTGCGGGGATTATTTCAAGCCTGTTGATCCTTTTTTATGCCTATGCGTATTTTATTTTCAGCAGGCAAAAAGGTTTCggaataaacgtctttaaggctcgacccttctttatcgatgcAAACTTAGCAGCCGGtgattagagtacaagacaattaccTGAGAACCTGAGAAATAGCAATGAGCAACCAGCATCAGCCAAGGCCCTATTGGACAGATTGCTGGACTTCAACAGTAGACCAAAGGGTGTCACCTGGTTTGTGGCATCCACTGTCAGCATTGTTtgggtgctggatgggttcgtctacggcGAGTCTTCATAATAACCTTCTTaaccatcttcttcttcttcatcataaccaattttgacgcgaattacattcaaactcaAATGTGATTTTTACTGAACAAAAAAATCAAGTTAGACATGATTCACGGTTCATTTtgattgatgagttttgagattttcaatttttaccatcactggTGCTGAGTCACATACTCGAAAACATACTGCTTTAAATCATCGTTAATGCGAAACCAAAAAACAGTAATTAGATAATTTCCATTTTGAATATAATGATCATAAACAGACGTTGAAAATGTGGTGTTAATACACACTAGGATTTAAAACTGGTAATCCAGGAAGCAGCcgccaataaaaaaaatccatgtTATGTTCTAgcacaaatttatttatttacaataccacaatattttttttactacCATATGCTAATTTCCAACTTAGGCACGCGGTAAATGAGCAGCTTCCGGTTGGAATCCATTTTCATCGGCAACGTAGTTGACGGTGTAAACCTGTCCGTCGGCACCGGTGTACGAGTAGGATCCCTTAACGACAATGGCGGCAGCATCATCACCGAACGTTTTCAGTTGAGCCTGTTCGGCTCCGGCGATTCCATTGCTAGTTTCGTAGGCTACATTGTAACCGTCAATACCCTTGTGGTCATTTTCGAACTTGGTAACAACGGCACCACGTTCATCGGCGGGTGAGGCGGCCAGGCTGACGGCAACAATGGCAGCGAATGCAAGCAGGAATTTCATCTTGATGGTTGACGGTTGCTGGCTGGACAAGCTGACTTCTAATGTCTGTGGTAGTTGACTGAATGATGATCGGTTAGCTGATAGGATGCTCTTTTATACTACGATCGCCACCAATCAATCGCATGCGTTTTCAGATCGTTTGGCATCTATTTTTAGCGATACATTTTTGCTACAGGATTTCTTTCAAATCTAAAAACTAATTATAGAActatcttttttttattttattaaagtcACGTAGCaaaaaaattgtacaaaatttCAAAGTTTTGCTAATAATTTAACCAAATTAGATCTGAATGGCAAGAACACAAAGTGCTGATTTTCAGATTGTTACTAACTTGGTTATCGGTGATTACTCTAGTAATTACTCGAAATATActgggtacgggagggtatattCAGAagatttctaaattcagcctatttaccCTTTTTTTCGCCAATGAAAACACTTTGaagacatacaattttaatatgttataactattttctcaagactataagtaatctactattttttattcaaaaaacgtCCAAATCACtttttcttccactagaactattgattcagaaaattgatgcaatcgcttaatggaccgaaaataccctcccgtgccctatttcATCACAGTCAAATTATAGAAATGCGTTttattctgaataatttagaatTAATCTGATAACGTCAGATGACATTGACACTGATACTGAAATTGAAGAAGTTgatatttttgcttttaattctactctttattaaataaataaattacacaggaaaataaaaggaaaatctAAACTTTCTCATTTCAGGGATTTCGCTAAGACACGTTTTTGTTCAtcaatcaaattttgaaaaaaaaaaatttacaggcTAGACCAAGAAATGTTGAGATAAAATTAAGCATTGAATTTTAAAATGAactaaactaattaatcaaataagTTTTCTAATCATCACTTGTATAAAATAAGCTCTAGTTGAATGGTAGAACAGCTGAAATAAGCCTTTTATGCAAGAAGCATAGAAGACCTAAAGTGCTGCCTAGAGGTATTCCGGGTTATTCCAAAACCAACCTGGCTGCAGAgactgaaatttttttaggGTTTAGTAGTTGAGACCCTGTAAACCCATCCAGTTTGTCCAGATTGATTGAAGTAATTTTacaaagaattacaaataaatgTTTTTGCTGCCTGGAAAGTAATAGCAGTACATTTTAAGTGGAGATACAATGTGAATGTAATCATAATTGAAATTGCTCTACCAGAATCTCACGATACACTCAATAGTACTCAACAGTAAGTTTTAGTTTACATAACATTTACTATAGTTTACTTTGGCTAGCCAGCAGTAGAAAGCCACCCGAATACAAAAAAGATTTATTATTAGTATTCACTATTGACAACTGTACTGACACTGTAACTGACAATAAGTTTTACTGTAtgattaaaaatgtataatctGCATTAATGGCATTCGATGAGTCACTTAGTCCATTaccaatattttaaaaagtttttgttcttccggtgttaggcaactgaaggggggtaagcaaaaaaaacaaaaaggtttttttaatcgagctaaaaaatgcattttgggcattattacttaaagtttaaacgtgagaaCCAAATCTATTGTTGCttggtttatttctaattcccgtcgtattaagtaaagccactctaattttcatcatttcttaggtggatttaatgaatactccaaaagctctgctgctgatttgacacaaacacacttaccttccgatccgtgctcTTTTaattcactgaaaagcgattaataaagcatttgattgaaattacgcaactgactttatatctaaaattcgtcgtaccgttttaaaatccgtccatcaaaatttttcatcgtccgaactaaaaatcacaataatgtttacgaagctaacacgcatgtatttgtgtaggacagcatgacaaatgtttttctgcaaaatttctgtaggttatgcatgttttcccggctgcagaatactAACAACGCGTggcgtgagttatttttattttatgaatgacggaaattgaaacgattagtcgacattttcttcttcgtcgcacgaaaaaacgttggaaatttggctgctaggaattctttattgaaaaaaaagcatttaaatagatgatctcagctcactttgattgatcgcgtgtgAGAGGCAACAATCTAAAATATTAGTgcataactaattttgcattatgtgtcataaaaatcgctgatatttttattaatttgtgttggataggacgggaataggcaattacgacgagtATAGCCTGCAGACAATTgatgttataaaaaaaattgactgatATGCCACAAATTACTTTTTTTGTCAcggatttttcaaaccaatttcaaggGGTGGAAgccaaaactttaaaaataaattgcaatGGGCTTACGAGCTCCAACGTAGTGCTAGTGCTTAATGCAAAATTGAAGTTTTTAGTCTCAATTGCCAATCCGAAcgaaaaaattttttatatattaattttaatgtggttttaactaTTTGGTTATTCACcagaataaaaaattatttaatgaTAATAAATATCGTAGTGTTCATTAAATAAGGTACGAACGCAAATCTGGGCtgatttaaaatttgtaaaCGCTCTTGACCATTGCTCTtgagcatttaaatattcgagGTTAAGGCTCCCAACGCTGGACAAAGCTGATATTAAACAAGACGCGCTTGTTAAGCCACAGGTCGCCAACTTTTTGTCGTCAAGTGTTTGAATTTGAACTCTCACGTGACGAACACATGTTAGTTGCTTCCAAAACGTTGGCGATGGTTTATCGGTAACTACCGCCACTCGAACCTTGATGAAACGAATGCTGCATAGCCGAAATGtcacaaaaactgcattttttcagttttcatctCTTCTTCTTCCCAGCTAATTCTAATGATATGATTGTCTGATGAACAAGGTTGGCAATTTCTTCAATGTGATGGACAccaacgataaacggaagtacACCGGCCGGCCAGTAGCACGATGGGGGAACACAACTGGTTTTTAGCATGCAAAAGCAAGGATGGTGCAAAGAAAcgaattttcgaatattttttattagcACTGTAACacgaaatttaaattattacaaTAATGATGGAATAATTCGAGAATGTATACATCGTAAAAACAATAGACGTTTAAATTAGATTTATGGTTATAAATCGACGTTGATATTATAATTTGATAAGGCTAGATAATAACATTTAATACACTTTGTTGCTAAGATAATACAAAGTGAATCTTTTGAATAGCACAACGTACCTTCCTGATGATGATTTCTTGAACCACAGGTAAACCGGTTCTTATGCGGAAATGCTCCGGTTAACCTATTCTTCCTTAAGGCGCTCCATGCCAAATGAAGAAAATCAAATTAATATTCAAATTGACCTTTTTCGAGCCAATCTTGCACACTCTCAGACCGCCCATTTGAATCATAACTCGTTCTACAAAaggttcttctgaaattttgataCTGAAGAAGAAACCTAAACCATAAAAATGTATGCCTTAGAAATGGGTTGTTGAATTCGGATCCTGTTTTTTATATTGCTGCAAATAACTAACATTTGAGCCATTGCATTGGAAGTTAGAAGTAAGTTAATTAGTTAGTTATTAAGAAGGAAGTTAGTACTTTGCTAAGGGGACATGCCCGACGAAACTATTTAAAAAGACCGACATTTTTACATTATAGATATTgattttacagatttttctgCATATTTTGCTACTAATTTCGTAACGATCCGTTTATGCCAAGTAGATGAAAAGAAATAATaaatgaacgaaaataatttttttttcaaaagttttaatGCTTTATAGTTCTACGCTTGTGTCCAGGGATGGTTAGATTACATTGACTTaatttcatttgattcatttgacagtaccgtctcagtcgaacaaaatttgtcaaagttatatatgggacattcgTCAATCTAGTTTATTTCCTACaattttgctgtattttttgtACCACAATGCTGTTAGCTCATTAGTGAAGCTTAGTGAACGTTCAGCTAACAGTATTGTAGCACCgtacatacaaaaaatatagcaaaactttattctgcaaaattatataataataactagttctacaaatgtctcacatataactttgtcaaatttttgctcggctgagacggtactgtcaaataaatcaaaagtgAGTTAAAGTGATCAAACTATAGTCAGGGTTGGCACGTATAGATtgattcgattttgctcttttgacctagtagcatttccaaaaattaagtatgggacatttataCAGTTAGTTTTAATCTACAATTATTTTTAACTAAGCATTGCTTTACCTATGGCTCATAAATGTTAGGCTGAGTCTGAGTTAAAGGCAAAGAAATCAAATCGAATTGAACTGTTCGTGCCAACCCTGCACTTATCTAAGtaagaaaatttcaaaatgttttgaaaaactCCCCGAACaattaaaaataacaaatttataacaggttGAGCTCTaaataacaagttttttttattacaaaatctcctttgcgttgtgttataaacttggtttcgttagtagttaaaataacaaaaactgtAACAAAATTCGCTCTAGGCacatcacaaatatatcaaattatcgTATAATTTGAACTAGTTTATATCAATATGTGTTACAAAAACCAGAATTCTGCCCTGCTTTATAATTAAAATGTAACAAGGCATGTTAAAAAGTAACAGAATGAAATAGAATATTTGAATTTTGCGTGTTCCAAGTTTTTCTaggatttatttctaattcccgtcatagtaagaaaaaccattctaattttcatcatttgttggatagatttaatgaatactccaaaagaagtgctgatttgactaaaacacacttaactTCCGATTCGTGagttttgaaatcactgaaaagcgattgttaaagcatattattgaaattacgcagctgactttatttcttaaactcGTCGTAACGTTCTAAAtccgtctatcaaaatttttcatcttccgaactaaaaatcacaacaatgtttaagaAACTAATGcccatgtatttgtgtaggacggcatgacaaatgttattctgcaaaatttctgcaggtcaggctagttttcctggctgtagaataacgacaatgccttgcgtgagttatttttatttacggatgacggaaattaaaacgattagtcgacattttcttcttcgtcacacgaaaaaacgtaggaaatttggctggtaggacttcttcaatgataaaaagcatttaaatagatctcagctcactttgattgatcgcgtatgatagacaacaaactaaaatattagcgaATAaccagttttg harbors:
- the LOC128743161 gene encoding endocuticle structural glycoprotein SgAbd-5-like; the encoded protein is MKFLLAFAAIVAVSLAASPADERGAVVTKFENDHKGIDGYNVAYETSNGIAGAEQAQLKTFGDDAAAIVVKGSYSYTGADGQVYTVNYVADENGFQPEAAHLPRA
- the LOC128743315 gene encoding endocuticle structural glycoprotein SgAbd-5-like produces the protein MKFLLAFAAIVAVSLAADEKSANVVKYENDHKGIDGYNVAYETSNGISAAEQAQLKTFGDDAAAIVVKGRYSYTGADGQVYTVNYVADENGFQPDAAHLPRV